The following are from one region of the Pseudomonas putida genome:
- the pvdM gene encoding pyoverdine-tailoring dipeptidase-like protein PvdM, translating to MTTPRWKKALFISLATAVAAGAGFAAWHYFATPAGYSREVTRQANDLQERIISFDSHVTLPLTFGTEGSEADKDGDGRFDLAKAARGRLSGAALTIFAWPESWTGDDAPHRPTPGFVEAARHTQEVRYNAITAMVRDFPQQVGIAYTPQDMRRLHGEGKFAVFLSMLNAYALGDDIDQLDRWAARGVRMFGFSYVGNNSWADSSRPLPFFNDTADALDGLSPVGKRAVQRLNDLGVIIDVSQMSSKALAQAIALSRAPVVASHSAPRAMVDIRRNLSDKELQLIKGSGGVIQLVAFSTYLKPLSRKTQDKLNALRARYDLPPLANLDYALMPGDPVIAGWPEQKVGQYANALYGILEEEPPATLKDYGDAIDYTVRKVGIDHVGLSSDFNEGGGIDGWQNASEARNVTAELISRGYSEADIAKLWGGNFLRVWEQVQRAAQPVATSSP from the coding sequence ATGACGACTCCACGCTGGAAGAAAGCCCTGTTTATCAGCCTGGCCACGGCGGTTGCCGCTGGCGCCGGGTTCGCCGCCTGGCACTACTTCGCCACACCTGCCGGCTATTCCAGGGAGGTGACCCGCCAGGCCAACGACCTGCAGGAACGCATCATCTCGTTCGACAGCCATGTCACCCTGCCACTGACCTTCGGCACCGAGGGCAGCGAGGCCGACAAGGATGGCGATGGCCGCTTCGACCTGGCCAAGGCCGCACGCGGACGTTTGTCCGGTGCGGCCCTGACCATTTTCGCCTGGCCAGAATCCTGGACCGGTGACGATGCCCCGCACCGCCCCACCCCTGGCTTCGTCGAGGCCGCCCGCCACACCCAGGAAGTGCGCTACAACGCCATCACCGCCATGGTTCGCGACTTCCCGCAGCAGGTGGGTATTGCCTACACCCCGCAAGACATGCGGCGCCTGCACGGCGAAGGCAAGTTTGCGGTGTTCCTCAGCATGCTCAACGCCTATGCACTGGGTGATGACATCGACCAGCTCGACCGCTGGGCTGCGCGAGGCGTGCGCATGTTCGGCTTCAGTTACGTGGGCAACAACAGCTGGGCCGATTCCTCGCGCCCGCTGCCGTTCTTCAATGACACCGCCGATGCCCTGGACGGCCTGTCGCCGGTCGGCAAGCGCGCCGTGCAGCGCCTGAACGACCTGGGGGTGATCATCGATGTGTCGCAAATGTCCAGCAAGGCGCTGGCCCAGGCCATCGCCCTCAGCCGCGCACCGGTGGTGGCCTCGCACTCGGCGCCACGGGCGATGGTCGATATCAGGCGCAACCTTTCCGACAAGGAGCTGCAGCTGATCAAGGGCAGCGGCGGCGTGATCCAGCTGGTGGCCTTCTCCACCTACCTCAAGCCCTTGAGCCGCAAGACCCAGGACAAACTCAACGCCCTGCGCGCCCGCTACGACCTGCCGCCACTGGCCAACCTCGACTACGCACTGATGCCCGGTGACCCGGTGATCGCCGGCTGGCCCGAACAGAAGGTCGGCCAATACGCCAACGCGCTGTACGGCATTCTCGAGGAAGAACCGCCGGCCACGCTCAAGGACTACGGCGACGCCATCGACTACACCGTGCGCAAGGTCGGCATCGACCATGTCGGCCTGAGCTCGGACTTCAACGAAGGCGGCGGCATCGACGGTTGGCAGAACGCCAGTGAAGCACGCAACGTCACCGCCGAACTGATCAGCCGCGGCTACTCCGAAGCGGATATCGCCAAACTCTGGGGCGGCAACTTCCTGCGGGTGTGGGAGCAGGTGCAGCGCGCCGCGCAACCTGTCGCCACCTCATCCCCCTGA
- a CDS encoding ATP-binding protein, which translates to MSLRVRLSLILGSAFVIIWVLAAAWMLRDLRQQMMFSLDQRLVASARMVAGLIDQLPQPLTAKGGEAHFSADQFSVPDGMACQVSSLRGEILASNHKHDGAMDDERSGFRDQTIDDALWRTFTYNHGDVRITTADRHMEREALNQSILLAASAPVLMALLGSLGLLWIGLGKGLEPLNRMRDALRRRRADSVEPLQVAGMPSELQPLLETQNQLFLRIAQTIERERRLTDDAAHELRSPLTAIKTHLQVARMTDGAVREQALEHAEQGADRMHRTLEQLLMLARVEGSLSFEDGVQCSAEQVARQAVQDAGGGDNRRIVLRLPEEATQIYLGMPAPLAVAALRNLLDNALRHGGDEAVELEVQMADGQVGFMVRDHGPGIAEADLDHLTERFWRNGQSGGCGLGLAIVQAIVQRCAGSLKFDSRSDGLRVLLQVPARSAS; encoded by the coding sequence ATGAGCCTGCGGGTACGCCTGAGCCTGATCCTGGGCAGTGCCTTCGTGATCATCTGGGTGCTGGCCGCCGCGTGGATGCTGCGCGACCTGCGCCAGCAGATGATGTTCTCCCTCGACCAGCGCCTGGTGGCTTCGGCGCGCATGGTCGCCGGGTTGATCGACCAGCTGCCGCAGCCGCTGACCGCCAAGGGCGGGGAGGCGCACTTTTCCGCCGACCAGTTCAGCGTGCCGGATGGCATGGCCTGCCAGGTCAGCTCGCTGCGTGGCGAAATCCTTGCCAGCAACCACAAGCACGATGGCGCCATGGACGATGAGCGCAGCGGTTTCCGTGACCAGACCATCGACGACGCGCTGTGGCGCACCTTCACCTACAACCATGGCGATGTGCGCATTACCACCGCCGACCGGCACATGGAGCGCGAGGCGCTGAACCAGTCGATCCTGCTGGCGGCCTCGGCGCCGGTGCTGATGGCCCTGCTTGGCAGCCTGGGGTTGTTGTGGATCGGCCTGGGCAAAGGCCTGGAGCCGCTCAACCGCATGCGTGATGCCCTGCGCCGCCGGCGCGCGGACAGTGTCGAGCCGCTGCAGGTGGCGGGCATGCCCAGCGAACTGCAACCGTTGCTGGAAACCCAGAACCAGCTGTTCCTGCGCATTGCCCAGACCATCGAGCGTGAACGGCGCCTGACCGATGATGCCGCGCATGAACTGCGCAGCCCGCTGACGGCGATCAAGACCCATCTGCAGGTAGCGCGGATGACCGATGGCGCCGTACGCGAGCAGGCGCTGGAGCATGCCGAGCAGGGCGCCGATCGCATGCACCGCACGCTGGAGCAGTTGTTGATGCTGGCGCGGGTGGAGGGCAGCCTGTCGTTCGAGGATGGCGTGCAGTGCAGCGCCGAGCAGGTGGCCCGCCAGGCGGTGCAGGATGCCGGTGGCGGCGACAACCGGCGCATCGTGCTGCGCTTGCCGGAAGAGGCCACGCAGATTTACCTGGGCATGCCGGCACCGTTGGCGGTGGCAGCGCTGCGCAACCTGCTGGACAACGCCCTGCGCCATGGCGGTGATGAGGCGGTGGAGCTTGAGGTGCAGATGGCTGACGGCCAGGTCGGCTTCATGGTACGTGACCACGGCCCGGGGATTGCCGAGGCGGACCTTGACCATCTGACCGAGCGCTTCTGGCGTAACGGGCAGAGTGGTGGTTGCGGGTTGGGGCTGGCGATCGTGCAGGCGATCGTGCAGCGTTGTGCTGGCAGCCTGAAGTTTGACAGCCGCAGTGATGGGTTGCGGGTGTTGTTGCAGGTGCCGGCGCGTTCGGCCAGCTAA
- a CDS encoding aspartate aminotransferase family protein: MPTASCLAKVPPANTPRVLYEFTDSPLLQRQQQQESNARSYPRRIPLALKRARGIHVEDVEGRQFIDCLAGAGTLALGHNHPVVVEAIRQVLADELPLHTLDLTTPVKDRFVQDLFGVLPEALRREAKVQFCGPTGTDAVEAALKLVRTATGRSTVLAFHGAYHGMSQGALSLMGSHGPKQPLGALLGNGVQFMPYPYDYRCPFGLGGEAGVRANLHYLENLLLDPESGVPLPAAVILEVVQGEGGVIPADIEWLKGVRRITEQAGVALIVDEIQSGFARTGRMFAFEHAGIVPDVVTLSKAIGGSLPLAVVVYRDWLDTWKPGAHAGTFRGNQMAMAAGSAVIGYLVEHRLAEHAEAMGQRLRQHLQQLQRDYPQLGDIRGRGLMLGVELVDTQGQRDALGHPAANRELAAKVQRECLRRGLILELGGRHGAVVRFLPPLIISGEQIDEVAQRFAEALIAAV, from the coding sequence ATGCCCACCGCTTCCTGCCTTGCCAAGGTCCCGCCGGCCAACACGCCGCGTGTCTTGTACGAGTTCACCGATTCACCCTTGCTGCAACGCCAGCAGCAACAGGAGTCCAATGCCCGCAGCTACCCGCGCCGCATTCCGCTGGCGCTCAAGCGCGCCCGGGGTATCCATGTGGAAGATGTCGAAGGCCGGCAGTTCATCGATTGCCTGGCCGGCGCCGGCACCCTGGCGCTGGGCCACAACCACCCGGTGGTGGTCGAGGCGATCCGGCAGGTACTGGCCGATGAACTGCCCCTGCACACCCTGGACCTGACCACGCCGGTCAAGGACCGCTTCGTCCAGGACCTGTTCGGCGTGCTGCCCGAGGCGTTGCGCCGTGAAGCCAAGGTGCAGTTCTGCGGCCCGACCGGAACCGATGCGGTGGAAGCCGCACTGAAGCTGGTGCGCACCGCAACCGGCCGCAGCACCGTGCTGGCCTTCCACGGTGCCTACCATGGCATGAGCCAGGGGGCGCTGAGCCTGATGGGCAGCCATGGGCCAAAGCAGCCGCTGGGGGCGTTGCTCGGCAACGGTGTGCAGTTCATGCCGTACCCCTACGACTACCGTTGCCCGTTCGGTTTGGGCGGCGAAGCCGGGGTCAGGGCCAACCTGCATTACCTGGAAAACCTGTTGCTCGACCCGGAAAGCGGCGTGCCGCTGCCGGCGGCGGTCATTCTGGAAGTGGTGCAGGGCGAGGGCGGGGTCATCCCGGCCGATATCGAGTGGCTCAAGGGTGTACGCCGTATCACCGAGCAGGCCGGCGTGGCGTTGATCGTCGATGAGATCCAGAGCGGTTTTGCCCGTACCGGGCGCATGTTCGCCTTCGAGCATGCCGGCATCGTCCCGGACGTGGTCACCCTGTCCAAGGCCATTGGCGGCAGCCTGCCGCTGGCAGTGGTGGTGTACCGCGACTGGCTGGATACCTGGAAGCCGGGCGCCCACGCCGGCACTTTCCGTGGTAACCAGATGGCCATGGCGGCGGGCTCGGCGGTGATCGGTTACCTGGTAGAGCATCGTCTGGCCGAGCATGCCGAGGCCATGGGCCAGCGCCTGCGCCAGCACCTGCAGCAGTTGCAGCGGGATTATCCGCAGCTGGGTGATATTCGCGGGCGTGGCCTGATGCTTGGGGTGGAACTGGTGGATACGCAAGGCCAGCGGGATGCGCTTGGGCATCCGGCGGCCAACCGTGAGTTGGCGGCGAAGGTGCAGCGTGAGTGCCTCAGGCGCGGGCTGATCCTGGAGCTGGGTGGGCGGCATGGGGCGGTGGTGCGCTTCCTGCCGCCGTTGATCATCAGTGGCGAGCAGATCGATGAGGTCGCGCAGCGGTTTGCCGAGGCGCTGATCGCGGCGGTCTGA
- a CDS encoding PvdJ/PvdD/PvdP-like protein: MTISRRGFIAGVALTGVVVPGALGALYVQRQRAAEEFPETPGEAVVELADTRLQQLGDTLRGIWRWTLQGKDAGLDGLPTGELELFLDVTTSGRALRGYLDTPERLRGQEEPRYRVVGDLLADKPGTLRWRLFSARARYECHIVLDEVWGRFGNAGPATLNGRIARLDRALTLPVEDNQFLALKRTFPEARERTPLNPQLLAWLIAPEHRLFHQLWHASRDKWHKLGKDKQAALRGLGWQPGPRDRERDARGRHKDRNGSGEDFFFMHRHMLGSARALQDLPSWPRFPLPQPELERDRAGFARYFDNHDGNALPPTWLASGDAEYTQWVRDIKTPDTFHGNFQVWESRYTDPEYLSTLTLGQFGSEVELGLHDWLHMRWASVPRDPSNGMPVPTARTPDDFAERWFAEQNDFLGDPFSSHVNPVFWHFHGWIDDRIEDWFHAHERLHPGEVRRLEVNGVPWFAPGRWVQVADPWLGPDTHGCSTVPGLRPGRSVEMDPETMKLALRIIYSDDDLLDKLRPKVPQRPWYARNLKVRS; this comes from the coding sequence ATGACGATTTCCCGACGCGGTTTCATCGCCGGTGTGGCACTGACGGGTGTGGTGGTGCCCGGTGCGCTGGGGGCGCTGTATGTGCAGCGCCAGCGTGCCGCCGAGGAATTCCCGGAAACCCCTGGCGAGGCCGTCGTCGAGTTGGCCGATACCCGCCTGCAGCAGTTGGGCGATACCCTGCGCGGGATCTGGCGCTGGACCCTGCAGGGCAAGGATGCGGGGTTGGACGGCCTTCCCACAGGTGAACTGGAGCTGTTCCTGGATGTGACAACCAGTGGGCGCGCCCTGCGCGGTTACCTGGATACCCCTGAGCGCCTGCGTGGGCAGGAAGAGCCGCGCTACCGCGTGGTAGGCGACCTGTTGGCGGACAAACCGGGCACCCTGCGCTGGCGCCTGTTTTCGGCCCGGGCCCGCTATGAATGCCACATCGTGCTCGACGAGGTCTGGGGCCGGTTCGGCAACGCCGGGCCGGCGACCCTGAACGGGCGCATTGCACGCCTGGACCGCGCGCTGACATTGCCGGTGGAGGATAACCAGTTCCTGGCCTTGAAGCGCACCTTCCCCGAGGCGCGCGAGCGTACCCCGCTGAACCCGCAACTGCTGGCCTGGCTGATAGCCCCGGAGCATCGTCTGTTCCACCAGCTGTGGCACGCGTCGCGGGACAAATGGCACAAGCTGGGCAAGGACAAGCAGGCCGCCCTGCGTGGCCTGGGCTGGCAGCCCGGGCCGCGTGACCGCGAGCGTGACGCGCGGGGCCGGCACAAAGACCGCAACGGCTCGGGCGAGGACTTTTTCTTCATGCACCGGCACATGCTTGGCAGTGCCCGTGCCCTGCAGGACTTGCCGTCATGGCCGCGCTTCCCGCTGCCGCAGCCGGAACTGGAGCGCGACCGCGCCGGGTTCGCGCGCTACTTCGACAACCATGACGGCAATGCCCTGCCGCCCACCTGGCTGGCCAGCGGTGATGCGGAATACACCCAGTGGGTGCGCGACATCAAGACACCGGATACCTTCCATGGCAACTTCCAGGTCTGGGAGTCACGCTACACCGACCCGGAGTACCTCAGCACCCTGACCCTGGGCCAGTTCGGTTCCGAGGTGGAACTGGGCCTGCACGACTGGCTGCACATGCGCTGGGCATCGGTGCCGCGTGACCCGTCCAACGGCATGCCGGTACCGACGGCGCGCACGCCGGATGATTTTGCCGAACGCTGGTTCGCCGAGCAGAACGATTTTCTCGGTGACCCGTTTTCATCACATGTGAACCCGGTGTTCTGGCACTTTCACGGTTGGATCGACGACCGCATCGAGGACTGGTTCCACGCCCATGAGCGGTTGCACCCGGGCGAGGTACGGCGACTGGAAGTCAATGGCGTGCCATGGTTTGCGCCAGGGCGCTGGGTGCAAGTGGCGGATCCGTGGCTGGGGCCGGATACTCACGGCTGCTCGACGGTGCCGGGTTTGCGGCCCGGGCGCAGTGTAGAGATGGACCCGGAGACCATGAAGCTGGCGTTGCGCATCATCTACAGCGATGACGATCTGCTCGACAAGCTGCGGCCCAAGGTACCGCAACGGCCGTGGTATGCGCGCAACCTGAAGGTGCGGAGCTAG
- a CDS encoding nucleotidyltransferase family protein: MSVVALVLAAGSGRRFGADKRRATLADGRSLLAHSVERARAVFDDVRVVLRAGEWGEDFGLPADCRIIVSPDAASGMGHSLAAGARSLADSKAQAVAILLGDMPWIEAASLRQLAEAASASSIVLPRHAGKQGHPVIFGRDFWPALEQLAGDEGARAVVRAHRDCCLVVEVEDAGVLLDVDTPQGLL, translated from the coding sequence GTGAGCGTGGTCGCGCTGGTGCTGGCGGCAGGAAGCGGCCGGCGTTTCGGTGCCGACAAGCGCCGGGCGACCTTGGCTGATGGTCGCAGCCTGCTGGCCCATAGTGTGGAACGGGCTCGGGCAGTATTCGATGATGTGCGCGTGGTGTTGCGCGCGGGCGAGTGGGGCGAGGATTTTGGCTTGCCTGCCGATTGCCGGATTATCGTCAGCCCGGATGCGGCGTCGGGCATGGGGCACAGCCTGGCCGCCGGCGCCAGGTCGTTAGCTGACAGCAAGGCGCAGGCGGTGGCGATCTTGCTGGGTGATATGCCCTGGATCGAAGCGGCAAGCTTGCGTCAGTTGGCGGAAGCCGCCAGTGCATCGAGCATCGTGTTACCGCGGCATGCGGGGAAGCAGGGGCATCCAGTGATCTTCGGGCGCGATTTCTGGCCGGCACTGGAGCAATTGGCCGGGGATGAAGGGGCGCGCGCGGTGGTGCGGGCGCACCGGGATTGTTGCTTGGTGGTTGAAGTGGAGGATGCTGGGGTGTTGCTGGATGTAGATACGCCGCAGGGGTTGCTTTAG
- a CDS encoding alpha/beta hydrolase produces MALHPNLAAFLELVEFGRLTGRSLPMHAMDVAQARAEFEGSSQVLDPSPPGNVMASELQITARDGACLAARLYRRGDAGAALQPVILYLHGGGYVVGSLDSHDSVCRRLAALGEFAVLAADYRLAPEQQFPVALHDALDAANWLAEQAASLGLDNRRVVLAGDSVGASLAAVLAITAVEQPEALAFKPQAQLLFYPVTDISCQRESHREHAVGYLLETATLEWFYQHYAPLPVQRQDWRVSPLLSTLRQPLAPAYLFVAEYDPLHDEGMAYRDWLLAGGTAVTFARVEGLTHDFLRMSGIVGQVDEIYRDVGEWLKRVGGQS; encoded by the coding sequence ATGGCACTGCACCCTAATCTGGCAGCATTTCTGGAACTGGTCGAATTTGGCCGGCTGACGGGCAGGAGCTTGCCCATGCACGCGATGGATGTGGCCCAGGCCCGTGCCGAGTTCGAAGGCAGCTCGCAGGTGCTCGACCCGAGCCCGCCCGGCAACGTCATGGCCAGCGAGTTGCAGATTACCGCGCGCGACGGTGCCTGCCTGGCTGCTCGTCTGTACCGCCGGGGCGATGCGGGGGCTGCCTTGCAGCCCGTGATCCTGTACCTGCATGGCGGCGGCTACGTGGTCGGCAGCCTCGATTCGCATGACTCGGTGTGCCGCCGCCTGGCAGCCCTGGGCGAGTTCGCGGTGCTGGCGGCAGACTACCGGCTGGCACCGGAGCAGCAGTTCCCGGTGGCCCTGCACGACGCGCTGGACGCGGCCAACTGGCTGGCCGAGCAGGCGGCGTCGCTGGGCCTGGACAATCGCCGGGTGGTGCTGGCAGGGGACAGCGTGGGCGCGAGCCTGGCGGCGGTGCTGGCCATTACCGCGGTGGAGCAGCCCGAGGCGCTGGCGTTCAAGCCGCAGGCACAGTTGCTGTTCTACCCGGTGACCGATATTTCCTGCCAGCGTGAGTCCCATCGCGAGCATGCCGTGGGCTACCTGCTGGAAACGGCCACCCTGGAGTGGTTCTACCAGCACTATGCACCGCTGCCCGTGCAGCGCCAGGACTGGCGGGTGTCGCCGTTGCTGTCGACGCTGCGCCAGCCTTTGGCACCGGCTTACCTGTTCGTGGCCGAATATGACCCGTTGCATGATGAAGGCATGGCCTATCGTGACTGGCTGCTGGCGGGGGGCACGGCGGTGACCTTTGCCCGGGTCGAGGGGTTGACCCATGACTTCTTGCGCATGTCGGGGATCGTCGGGCAGGTGGACGAGATTTACCGGGATGTCGGGGAGTGGTTGAAGCGGGTCGGCGGCCAGTCCTGA
- a CDS encoding response regulator transcription factor, whose product MHVLLCEDDDLIAAGICAGLTAQGLTVDRVGNAADARAMLQAAQFDVMILDLGLPDEDGLKLLRRLREKGETLPVLVLTARDAVTDRVDGLQAGADDYLLKPFDLRELAARLHTLLRRVAGRAVNVIEHGPLRYDPSSCEATLAGQPVDLSRREQALLQALLQNPGRVLSGEQLKDCVYGFSDEVESNALNVHIHHLRRKLGNGIVETVRGLGYRLGPAQAPEGAAS is encoded by the coding sequence ATGCACGTTCTGCTCTGCGAGGACGACGACCTGATCGCCGCCGGCATCTGCGCCGGCCTTACCGCCCAGGGCCTGACCGTGGATCGGGTGGGCAACGCCGCCGATGCGCGGGCGATGCTGCAGGCAGCGCAATTCGACGTGATGATCCTCGACCTTGGCCTGCCCGACGAAGACGGCCTGAAGCTATTGCGCCGCCTGCGCGAGAAAGGCGAGACACTGCCAGTGCTGGTGCTCACCGCCCGTGACGCGGTCACCGACCGGGTCGATGGCCTGCAGGCCGGCGCCGACGACTACCTGCTCAAGCCGTTCGACCTGCGCGAGCTGGCCGCACGCCTGCACACCCTGCTGCGGCGGGTGGCCGGTCGGGCGGTGAACGTGATCGAACACGGCCCGCTGCGTTACGACCCGAGTAGCTGCGAGGCAACGCTGGCAGGGCAGCCGGTCGACCTGTCGCGCCGTGAACAGGCCTTGTTGCAGGCGCTGCTGCAGAACCCGGGGCGAGTGTTGTCCGGCGAGCAACTCAAAGACTGCGTGTACGGCTTCAGCGACGAAGTCGAGAGCAATGCCCTGAACGTGCATATCCACCATCTGCGGCGCAAGCTGGGCAATGGCATCGTCGAGACCGTGCGCGGCCTGGGCTACCGCCTGGGCCCGGCGCAGGCGCCGGAGGGGGCCGCATCATGA
- a CDS encoding cupin-like domain-containing protein → MDLQSILSKLFDNAHAVGIEGVFQFVFSQDRAFWSEVRDSSRTGAGRHSAPDVTIEVAERDFIGIMGGTANVEELFASARLKISGNMGLATLLPQIISNARRGAPATKVSMNQRYPTPARFSERLSAAQPAQREVARIARADLSLARFQSEYLEHGAPVVISDALQDWPLFTMGREASLEHFAELQGITRHGDYVKKTFSTDRDFRSTSMADFIASLDTPAKPGETPAYMGNNIVPEKLLTLIRFPQYFARDKFIAPRIWIGPKGTLTPLHRDDTDNLFAQVWGQKSFILAAPHHRPALGTWSTSPKGGLDGCDFNPDAPDYQRFPAAREVPFLRVVLQAGDLLFLPEGWFHQVESVTTSLSVNFWVNSGRGW, encoded by the coding sequence GTGGACCTTCAGAGCATCCTCAGCAAACTGTTCGACAACGCCCATGCCGTCGGCATCGAAGGCGTCTTCCAGTTCGTCTTCAGCCAGGACCGGGCCTTCTGGTCGGAGGTGCGCGACAGCAGCCGCACCGGCGCCGGCCGGCACAGCGCCCCGGACGTCACCATCGAGGTGGCCGAGCGTGACTTCATCGGCATCATGGGCGGCACCGCCAACGTCGAAGAACTGTTCGCCAGCGCCCGCCTGAAGATCAGCGGCAACATGGGCCTGGCCACCCTGCTGCCGCAGATCATCAGCAACGCCCGCCGCGGTGCGCCGGCGACCAAGGTGTCGATGAACCAACGCTACCCGACACCGGCACGCTTCAGCGAACGGCTGTCGGCCGCGCAACCGGCACAGCGCGAGGTGGCACGCATTGCCCGCGCCGACCTGTCGCTGGCGCGCTTCCAGAGCGAATACCTTGAGCACGGGGCGCCGGTGGTCATCAGCGATGCCCTGCAGGACTGGCCGCTGTTCACCATGGGCCGCGAAGCTTCGCTGGAACATTTCGCCGAACTGCAGGGCATCACCCGGCACGGCGACTACGTGAAGAAGACCTTCTCCACCGACCGTGACTTCCGCTCCACCTCCATGGCCGACTTCATCGCCTCGCTCGACACCCCTGCCAAACCCGGCGAAACCCCGGCCTACATGGGCAACAACATCGTGCCGGAAAAGCTGCTGACGCTGATTCGCTTCCCGCAGTATTTCGCCCGCGACAAGTTCATTGCGCCGCGCATCTGGATCGGCCCCAAGGGCACACTGACGCCATTGCATCGCGACGACACCGACAACCTGTTCGCACAGGTATGGGGGCAGAAGTCGTTCATCCTTGCCGCGCCGCATCATCGCCCGGCCCTGGGCACCTGGTCGACCAGCCCCAAGGGCGGCCTGGACGGCTGCGACTTCAACCCCGACGCCCCGGACTACCAGCGTTTCCCGGCGGCGCGCGAAGTGCCGTTCCTGCGCGTGGTGCTGCAGGCCGGTGACCTGTTGTTCCTGCCTGAAGGGTGGTTCCACCAGGTGGAGTCTGTGACCACCTCGCTGTCGGTGAACTTCTGGGTGAACTCTGGGCGCGGCTGGTAA
- a CDS encoding aminotransferase class V-fold PLP-dependent enzyme encodes MNDRRTFLKQAGLLAAALPLTGPLLPGAQAAAAPPVNAGDWAAFRNLFELDPAYAHFANFLITSHPRPVREAIEALRARFDRHPARMVDWDSQSEWKHEAAVREWAARYLEVTPRQIALTGSTTEGLGLIYGGLKIAPGQEILTTVHEHSAARHTMGFRTLRDGTTVHRLRLFDEPAKVNSDQVLATLAAAIGPKTRVLGMTWVHSGSGVKLPVGEIGALVREVNRQRDEHDQIIYVIDGVHGFGVEDMRFADLNCDYFIAGTHKWMFGPRGTGIICAASTEMKQLNPTIATFSENEDFATVMTPGGYHAFEHRWALGKAFELHLQLGKAAVQARIHGLNGYLRQRLEVLPGVELVTPRSTQYSAGFTFFRVAGQDADEIARHLNSQRIVVDAVSRDVGPVVRTAPGLLNTEAEIERLVEVLKRYLRA; translated from the coding sequence ATGAACGATCGTCGCACCTTTCTCAAGCAGGCCGGCCTGCTTGCCGCCGCCCTGCCCCTCACAGGCCCACTGCTGCCGGGCGCCCAAGCGGCAGCTGCACCACCTGTGAACGCCGGCGACTGGGCCGCGTTTCGCAACCTGTTCGAGCTTGACCCGGCGTACGCTCACTTTGCCAACTTCCTGATCACCTCGCACCCACGGCCCGTGCGCGAAGCCATCGAGGCGCTGCGTGCCCGCTTCGACCGCCACCCGGCCCGCATGGTCGACTGGGACAGCCAGTCGGAGTGGAAGCACGAAGCCGCCGTGCGTGAATGGGCCGCTCGCTACCTCGAAGTGACACCCCGGCAAATCGCCCTGACCGGCAGCACCACCGAAGGCCTGGGGCTGATCTATGGCGGGCTGAAGATTGCCCCGGGGCAGGAAATTCTCACCACCGTGCACGAGCATTCGGCCGCCCGTCATACCATGGGTTTTCGCACCCTGCGCGATGGCACAACGGTGCACCGGTTGCGCCTGTTCGACGAACCCGCCAAGGTCAACAGCGACCAGGTACTGGCCACCCTCGCGGCGGCCATCGGGCCAAAAACCCGGGTGCTGGGCATGACCTGGGTGCACTCGGGCAGTGGCGTGAAACTGCCCGTAGGCGAGATTGGCGCGCTGGTGCGCGAGGTCAATCGCCAGCGTGACGAGCACGACCAGATCATCTACGTGATCGATGGTGTGCATGGTTTCGGTGTCGAAGACATGCGCTTTGCAGATCTCAACTGCGACTACTTCATCGCCGGCACCCACAAGTGGATGTTCGGGCCACGGGGTACCGGGATCATCTGCGCGGCGTCCACGGAAATGAAGCAGCTGAACCCGACCATTGCCACCTTTTCCGAGAATGAGGATTTTGCCACGGTGATGACGCCCGGGGGCTACCACGCGTTCGAGCACCGCTGGGCATTGGGCAAGGCGTTCGAGCTGCACCTGCAGCTGGGCAAGGCGGCGGTGCAGGCGCGGATTCACGGGCTCAATGGCTATCTCAGGCAGCGTCTTGAAGTGCTGCCGGGGGTCGAGCTGGTGACACCGCGCAGCACGCAGTATTCGGCGGGGTTCACCTTCTTCCGGGTCGCCGGGCAGGATGCTGACGAGATTGCCCGGCACCTCAACAGCCAGCGCATTGTGGTCGATGCAGTGTCGCGGGATGTCGGGCCGGTGGTGCGGACGGCGCCTGGGTTGTTGAATACCGAGGCGGAGATTGAGCGATTGGTGGAGGTGTTGAAGCGCTACCTGCGCGCTTGA